In a genomic window of Myxococcales bacterium:
- a CDS encoding TolC family protein, translating to MVRPALVATLSMLALASSAQAEPLTFALRLVADPDGAGATPVSPLIGALTGPAERADLPALIDRALRSDPDLARVDVDLAIAAAAIDRARAWDDWAVGADASASTRVANDSRVWAAGVSGDLTRALSTGGVAGVRFEGGWADTPLAPGVYTESITASITQPLLRGRGEELVLAAERAARVDRDATALAGDAAAVAVVEEVVLAYFDLIAAERELAIRIASLELAGERLRVTEAGIKAGGVAAAERISVQQAIATREEDILAGEVTVIEKSLALRRATGLTIGPGQLLLETDVALAIPTRTWDTGALLAAALAYSPEAAQLRAREAGATIEVMVGERGVLPALDLALSLGPSGSADDPGTAAVDMITFDEFAAALSLSYRTTLGEVAARATARTARAQRERVRIDASDLEKQIALAITRAVIAVNAAERRHALAVRTIDLAEQALAAEQARLASGKSRNVDVLARQDELRAAQLRQIRAIVEWHRAATTIAGLTGELLPRYGVTVSARGR from the coding sequence ATGGTCCGCCCGGCGCTCGTCGCGACGCTGTCGATGCTCGCGCTGGCTTCGAGCGCCCAGGCCGAGCCGTTGACGTTCGCGCTGCGCCTGGTCGCCGACCCCGACGGCGCCGGCGCCACGCCGGTGTCGCCGCTGATCGGCGCGCTGACCGGCCCGGCCGAGCGCGCCGACCTGCCCGCGCTGATCGATCGCGCGCTGCGCAGCGATCCCGACCTGGCCCGGGTCGACGTCGATCTGGCGATCGCCGCGGCGGCGATCGATCGCGCCCGCGCCTGGGACGACTGGGCGGTCGGCGCCGACGCCAGCGCCAGCACCCGCGTCGCCAACGACAGCCGGGTCTGGGCCGCGGGCGTCAGCGGCGATCTCACCCGGGCGCTGTCGACCGGCGGGGTCGCCGGGGTCCGGTTCGAGGGCGGCTGGGCCGACACGCCGCTGGCGCCGGGCGTCTACACCGAGAGCATCACCGCGAGCATCACCCAGCCGCTCTTGCGCGGCCGCGGCGAGGAGCTGGTCCTCGCCGCCGAGCGCGCCGCGCGGGTCGACCGCGACGCGACCGCGCTGGCCGGCGACGCCGCGGCGGTGGCCGTCGTCGAGGAGGTCGTGCTCGCGTACTTCGATCTGATCGCGGCCGAGCGCGAGCTGGCGATCCGGATCGCCAGCCTCGAGCTGGCCGGCGAGCGCCTGCGCGTGACCGAGGCCGGCATCAAGGCCGGCGGCGTGGCGGCGGCCGAGCGCATCTCGGTGCAGCAGGCGATCGCGACCCGCGAGGAGGACATCCTGGCCGGCGAGGTCACCGTGATCGAGAAGTCGCTGGCGCTGCGGCGCGCGACCGGCCTGACGATCGGTCCGGGCCAGCTGCTGCTCGAGACCGACGTCGCGCTGGCGATCCCGACCCGGACCTGGGACACCGGCGCGCTCCTGGCCGCGGCGCTGGCCTACAGCCCCGAGGCCGCGCAGCTGCGCGCGCGCGAGGCCGGCGCCACGATCGAGGTGATGGTCGGCGAGCGCGGCGTGCTGCCCGCGCTCGATCTGGCGCTGTCGCTGGGGCCGAGCGGCAGCGCCGACGATCCCGGCACCGCCGCGGTCGACATGATCACGTTCGACGAGTTCGCGGCGGCGCTGTCGCTGAGCTACCGGACCACGCTGGGCGAGGTCGCGGCCCGCGCCACCGCCCGGACCGCGCGGGCCCAGCGCGAGCGGGTGCGGATCGACGCCAGCGATCTCGAGAAGCAGATCGCGCTGGCGATCACCCGCGCGGTGATCGCGGTCAACGCCGCCGAGCGCCGCCACGCGCTGGCGGTGCGCACGATCGACCTGGCCGAGCAGGCGCTGGCCGCCGAGCAGGCCCGCCTCGCCAGCGGCAAGTCGCGCAACGTCGACGTGCTGGCCCGCCAGGACGAGCTGCGCGCCGCGCAGCTGCGGCAGATCCGCGCGATCGTCGAGTGGCACCGGGCCGCGACCACGATCGCCGGGTTGACCGGCGAGCTCCTGCCCCGCTACGGCGTCACGGTCAGCGCGCGCGGCCGATGA
- a CDS encoding BMC domain-containing protein, whose amino-acid sequence MADALGMIEVKGFVGMVEAADAMVKAAKVELVGYEKTGGGYVTAIVRGDVAAVKAATEAGQRAAERVGEVVSVHVIPRPHANVDAVLPLGRAGAPTK is encoded by the coding sequence ATGGCTGACGCTCTCGGAATGATCGAAGTCAAAGGCTTCGTCGGCATGGTCGAGGCCGCCGACGCCATGGTCAAGGCCGCCAAGGTCGAGCTCGTCGGGTACGAGAAGACCGGCGGCGGGTACGTCACCGCGATCGTGCGCGGCGACGTCGCGGCGGTGAAGGCCGCGACCGAGGCCGGCCAGCGCGCGGCCGAGCGCGTCGGCGAGGTCGTCTCGGTCCACGTCATCCCGCGGCCGCACGCCAACGTCGACGCGGTCCTGCCGCTCGGACGCGCGGGCGCGCCGACCAAGTAG
- a CDS encoding PilZ domain-containing protein — protein MTLVFASAEDFLAAYHPADGGTLSTRTRTDGTIGEHVLLEVSFPGLPNRALVRADVTGIAFEHGLRFTIADEDATTRDFILGIANGDVQVAAAIHRDHARFPAGLRATWRVGADDIPTTLEDLSAGGAFLRSDTPPLLGAEIGVTILPPAGEPLALTGHVAWIRQGTKPGFGVDFVPALGDTGRRLRGLLRHASETASVDLE, from the coding sequence GTGACCCTCGTGTTCGCCTCTGCCGAGGACTTCCTCGCCGCCTACCACCCCGCCGACGGTGGCACCCTGTCGACGCGCACGCGCACCGACGGAACCATCGGCGAGCACGTCCTGCTCGAGGTGTCGTTTCCGGGGCTGCCGAACCGCGCGCTCGTGCGCGCCGACGTCACCGGCATCGCGTTCGAGCACGGCCTGCGGTTCACGATCGCCGACGAGGACGCCACCACCCGCGACTTCATCCTCGGGATCGCCAACGGCGACGTGCAGGTCGCGGCCGCGATCCACCGCGACCACGCCCGCTTCCCGGCCGGCCTCCGCGCGACCTGGCGGGTCGGGGCCGACGACATCCCGACCACGCTCGAGGATCTCTCGGCCGGCGGGGCGTTCCTGCGCTCGGACACGCCGCCGCTCCTGGGCGCCGAGATCGGCGTGACCATCCTGCCGCCCGCCGGCGAGCCGCTGGCGCTCACCGGCCACGTCGCCTGGATCCGGCAGGGCACCAAGCCGGGCTTCGGGGTCGACTTCGTCCCGGCCCTCGGCGACACCGGCCGCCGGCTCCGGGGCCTGCTGCGGCACGCCTCCGAGACCGCCTCGGTCGACCTCGAGTAG
- the pgeF gene encoding peptidoglycan editing factor PgeF, which yields MTTALRVYRSAVIPDDFLHGFPERTGGVSTGARASLNLGKSWGDDPALVEQNRARVAAHVGFAPERLQIMRHVHGTAVWRVGEPLPEPPEFDGLVTDQLGPILTTFAADCVPIVFADPIARVCGSAHAGWRGTVAGVAEQVIARMGELGARAADVRVALGPSIGACCFEVGPEVVTAFRERFGDAPGLVVAGPHKDHVDLRVALTAALTGVGVARAHVDAAPPCTRCEAARFYSYRRDGRAGGVHMGFIGRAR from the coding sequence ATGACCACGGCGCTCCGCGTGTACCGATCGGCGGTCATCCCCGACGACTTCCTCCACGGCTTCCCCGAGCGCACCGGCGGGGTCTCGACCGGCGCGCGCGCGTCGCTCAACCTCGGCAAGAGCTGGGGCGACGACCCGGCGCTGGTCGAGCAGAACCGCGCGCGCGTGGCGGCCCACGTCGGGTTCGCGCCCGAGCGGCTCCAGATCATGCGCCACGTCCACGGCACCGCGGTGTGGCGGGTCGGCGAGCCGCTGCCCGAGCCGCCCGAGTTCGACGGCCTCGTCACCGACCAGCTCGGGCCGATCCTCACGACCTTCGCCGCCGACTGCGTGCCGATCGTGTTCGCCGATCCGATCGCGCGGGTGTGCGGCTCGGCCCACGCCGGCTGGCGCGGCACGGTCGCGGGCGTCGCCGAGCAGGTGATCGCGCGGATGGGCGAGCTGGGCGCGCGCGCCGCCGACGTGCGGGTCGCGCTGGGGCCGTCGATCGGCGCGTGCTGCTTCGAGGTCGGCCCCGAGGTGGTGACGGCGTTCCGCGAGCGGTTCGGCGACGCGCCGGGGCTGGTGGTCGCCGGGCCGCACAAGGACCACGTCGATCTGCGCGTGGCGCTGACCGCGGCGCTGACCGGGGTCGGCGTCGCCCGCGCCCACGTCGACGCGGCGCCGCCGTGCACCCGGTGCGAGGCCGCGCGCTTCTACTCGTACCGCCGCGACGGCCGGGCCGGCGGCGTCCACATGGGCTTCATCGGCCGCGCGCGCTGA
- a CDS encoding protein kinase produces MKVCPKCGTQYGDDANFCTNDAGRLVAMAASAPAAAPAPAAAANLIGGRFELGARVGGGATGEVHRAKDRQSGATVALKLIAPAVTAAPAAAQRIERELKLLERVAHPAAAKVLGSGKHGEQLWVACEWVDHAVSLADALAAGPMDLDRAAALTAAIGGALLDAAKVGVVHRDLAPKNVLLVGDTVKVINFSLPIPGDKVAGVPGFVPPEAIEGKPIDQRSATYCLGAIYYTALTGAPPFAGDPAAIAAQQLGGTVPPPSQRVPLAPEVDSVIGRAMDRNPAKRHLTLKQFLDDVERVRKGDELAPGSTAPFGRVGKPKELASTMLGVAPIGGDPSAGELKTRQMDVQIPPEALREAVALEASVPLAPPTAPPVAAPIAVAPSQPHAPAAAAPSPWAPPAPGPSVTPQAVAAAAATAVAPPSQTPTMPLPQAAPAPVAPVVSPAASMSGKDRGGKGQGGKRNKAEGGKKKGQFRETMWFKKGELDAAAAEEAARSGDATVQDKADSLPMEDRYKDDGTITSTDAERYSLRTGQTSSMPVMRDGPSASSSVSERDLIGEMKGGRTKVFVAIGVAVVAIGVIVAMFAL; encoded by the coding sequence ATGAAAGTTTGTCCGAAGTGCGGCACGCAGTACGGCGACGACGCGAACTTTTGCACCAACGATGCCGGGCGCTTGGTCGCCATGGCCGCCAGCGCGCCCGCTGCGGCGCCGGCCCCGGCCGCGGCCGCGAACCTGATCGGCGGACGCTTCGAGCTCGGCGCCCGCGTCGGCGGCGGCGCCACCGGTGAGGTGCACCGCGCCAAGGATCGCCAGTCCGGCGCCACGGTCGCGCTCAAGCTGATCGCGCCCGCGGTCACCGCCGCGCCGGCGGCGGCCCAGCGCATCGAGCGCGAGCTCAAGCTGCTCGAGCGGGTCGCGCACCCGGCGGCGGCCAAGGTGCTGGGCTCGGGCAAGCACGGCGAGCAGCTGTGGGTGGCGTGCGAGTGGGTCGACCACGCGGTCTCGCTGGCCGACGCCCTGGCCGCGGGGCCGATGGATCTCGATCGCGCGGCCGCGCTCACCGCCGCGATCGGCGGCGCGCTGCTCGACGCGGCCAAGGTCGGCGTCGTCCATCGCGACCTCGCGCCGAAGAACGTGTTGCTCGTCGGCGACACGGTCAAGGTCATCAACTTCTCGCTGCCGATCCCGGGCGACAAGGTCGCCGGCGTGCCGGGCTTCGTGCCGCCCGAGGCGATCGAGGGCAAGCCGATCGATCAGCGGTCGGCGACCTACTGCCTCGGGGCGATCTACTACACCGCGTTGACCGGCGCGCCGCCGTTCGCGGGGGACCCGGCGGCCATCGCGGCGCAGCAGCTCGGCGGCACCGTGCCGCCGCCGTCGCAGCGGGTGCCGCTGGCGCCCGAGGTCGACAGCGTCATCGGCCGCGCGATGGATCGCAACCCGGCCAAGCGCCACCTGACGCTCAAGCAGTTCCTCGACGACGTCGAGCGGGTGCGCAAGGGTGACGAGCTGGCGCCGGGCTCGACCGCGCCGTTCGGGCGGGTCGGCAAGCCGAAAGAGCTGGCGTCGACCATGCTCGGCGTCGCGCCGATCGGCGGCGACCCGAGCGCGGGCGAGCTCAAGACCCGGCAGATGGACGTGCAGATCCCGCCCGAGGCGCTGCGCGAGGCGGTCGCGCTCGAGGCGTCGGTGCCGCTGGCGCCGCCGACCGCGCCGCCGGTCGCGGCGCCGATCGCCGTCGCGCCGTCGCAGCCGCACGCGCCGGCCGCCGCCGCGCCGTCGCCGTGGGCGCCGCCGGCGCCGGGCCCGAGCGTCACGCCCCAGGCGGTCGCGGCGGCCGCGGCGACCGCGGTCGCGCCGCCCAGCCAGACCCCGACCATGCCGCTGCCCCAGGCCGCGCCCGCGCCGGTCGCGCCGGTCGTGTCGCCGGCGGCGTCGATGTCCGGCAAGGATCGTGGCGGCAAGGGCCAGGGCGGCAAGCGCAACAAGGCCGAGGGCGGCAAGAAGAAGGGCCAGTTCCGCGAGACGATGTGGTTCAAGAAGGGCGAGCTCGACGCGGCGGCCGCCGAGGAGGCGGCGCGCTCGGGTGACGCCACGGTCCAGGACAAGGCCGACTCGCTGCCGATGGAGGACCGCTACAAGGACGACGGCACGATCACCAGCACCGACGCCGAGCGCTACAGCCTGCGCACCGGCCAGACCTCGTCGATGCCGGTCATGCGCGACGGGCCGAGCGCGTCGTCGTCGGTGTCGGAGCGCGACCTGATCGGCGAGATGAAGGGCGGGCGCACCAAGGTGTTCGTGGCGATCGGCGTCGCCGTCGTGGCGATCGGCGTGATCGTCGCGATGTTCGCGCTCTAG
- a CDS encoding EutN/CcmL family microcompartment protein: MVLGKVIGTLVASKKEATLEGVTLLVVRACDVDGNDNPKGATVIAVDAVGAGVGEVVLYCSGSSARQTQVTQNRPVDATIMAIVDEVTVGDARRYVK; encoded by the coding sequence ATGGTCCTCGGCAAGGTCATCGGCACGCTGGTCGCGTCGAAGAAGGAGGCCACGCTCGAGGGCGTGACGCTCCTGGTCGTGCGCGCCTGCGACGTCGACGGCAACGACAACCCCAAGGGCGCCACGGTGATCGCGGTCGACGCGGTCGGCGCCGGGGTGGGCGAGGTGGTCCTGTACTGCTCGGGCTCGTCGGCCCGGCAGACCCAGGTCACCCAGAACCGACCGGTCGATGCCACGATCATGGCGATCGTCGACGAGGTCACCGTCGGCGACGCCCGGCGCTACGTGAAGTGA
- a CDS encoding aldehyde dehydrogenase EutE: MLDDARIEEIVRRVVERLGGGPSAAPARPALVAEASKKAGPNIPRGTLGVYADADAAAKAARRGFEANERLPVQVRAKMIAAMRQVTLANNELLARYAVEETGLGRYADKLGKNRLVAEKTPGVEILRPQAYTGDDGLMLTERAPYGVILAVTPTTNPTETILCNAIGMIAGGNAVVFNVHPSAGRTSNWFVHLLNEAIVGAGGPRDVITSVEQPTIDSAQTLMKHPLVRLVVVTGGPAVVKQAMASGKKVIAAGPGNPPAVVDETANLAKAADAIVRGASLDNNIVCIAEKEIIAVESIAKELVRQLAAHGALVLDPRQIKDVEKVVLDGDHVNKDWVGKDAGVIAAAAGIRGHGPELRILLAEVDEQHPFVQHELLTPVIGLVRAKDATDAIAMAIRVEHGFHHTATMQSTNIDNMAAMARVCNCSIFVKNDASHAGLGLGGEGYTSFTIASPTGEGLTTAVHFTRERRCTLKEAFRFV, encoded by the coding sequence ATGCTCGACGACGCCCGCATCGAGGAGATCGTCCGCCGGGTGGTGGAGCGCCTCGGCGGCGGTCCCAGCGCGGCGCCGGCGCGGCCCGCGCTCGTGGCCGAGGCGAGCAAGAAGGCCGGCCCCAACATCCCGCGCGGCACGCTCGGCGTCTACGCCGACGCCGACGCCGCGGCCAAGGCCGCCCGCCGGGGCTTCGAGGCCAACGAGCGGCTGCCGGTCCAGGTGCGCGCCAAGATGATCGCGGCGATGCGCCAGGTGACGCTCGCGAACAACGAGCTCCTGGCCCGGTACGCGGTCGAGGAGACCGGCCTGGGCCGCTACGCCGACAAGCTCGGCAAGAACCGGCTGGTCGCCGAGAAGACCCCGGGCGTCGAGATCCTGCGGCCGCAGGCGTACACGGGCGACGACGGGCTGATGCTGACCGAGCGCGCGCCGTACGGCGTGATCCTCGCGGTCACGCCGACGACCAACCCGACCGAGACGATCCTGTGCAACGCCATCGGCATGATCGCCGGCGGCAACGCGGTCGTGTTCAACGTCCACCCGTCGGCCGGCCGGACCAGCAACTGGTTCGTGCACCTGCTCAACGAGGCGATCGTCGGCGCCGGCGGGCCGCGCGACGTGATCACCTCGGTCGAGCAGCCGACGATCGACAGCGCCCAGACCCTGATGAAGCACCCGCTGGTGCGGCTGGTGGTCGTCACCGGCGGCCCGGCGGTGGTCAAGCAGGCGATGGCGTCGGGCAAGAAGGTCATCGCCGCCGGCCCCGGCAACCCGCCGGCGGTGGTCGACGAGACCGCCAACCTGGCCAAGGCCGCCGACGCGATCGTCCGCGGCGCCTCGCTCGACAACAACATCGTCTGCATCGCCGAGAAGGAGATCATCGCGGTCGAGTCGATCGCGAAGGAGCTGGTGCGGCAGCTGGCCGCCCACGGCGCGCTGGTGCTCGACCCGCGCCAGATCAAGGACGTCGAGAAGGTCGTGCTCGACGGCGATCACGTCAACAAGGACTGGGTCGGCAAGGACGCCGGCGTGATCGCGGCCGCCGCCGGCATCCGCGGCCACGGCCCCGAGCTGCGGATCCTGCTGGCCGAGGTCGACGAGCAGCACCCGTTCGTGCAGCACGAGCTCTTGACGCCGGTGATCGGCCTGGTCCGGGCCAAGGACGCCACCGACGCGATCGCGATGGCGATCCGGGTCGAGCACGGCTTCCACCACACCGCGACGATGCAGTCGACCAACATCGACAACATGGCGGCGATGGCGCGGGTCTGCAACTGCTCGATCTTCGTCAAGAACGACGCGTCGCACGCGGGCCTGGGCCTCGGCGGCGAGGGCTACACCTCGTTCACGATCGCCAGCCCGACCGGCGAGGGCCTGACCACCGCGGTGCACTTCACCCGCGAGCGCCGCTGCACGCTCAAGGAAGCGTTCCGGTTCGTGTGA
- a CDS encoding alcohol dehydrogenase catalytic domain-containing protein, whose amino-acid sequence MATAWRRGAGPYVLEEVALSDTAPGPGRVALEVEAVAIDPFEATPVGRVPGVAAVGRVVAVGVAADEWLGARVLVPTVVACGECERCRRGGAAVCADGGRLGVTAPGALATHLTAAARWLVRLDEPLALPGPGVAALGGALAHAYTLYARASLGPRDPAIVIGGGPLCRLVVEVLLAQAATPVVATDDAATIAAVGGRARVCAIHTAAIEDALAGVGARPRRVIVTDGAHVEAALRVAGRRGTVVVAAGAQAAMAAPLEVAMAEEVTIAGVVDGHPDLVPELAAVCARGELALADLTEIVSLAELPARLAARARARPATALVVDLRR is encoded by the coding sequence ATGGCGACCGCGTGGCGCCGGGGCGCCGGGCCCTACGTCCTCGAGGAGGTCGCCCTGAGCGATACCGCGCCGGGGCCCGGCCGGGTCGCGCTCGAGGTCGAGGCGGTGGCGATCGATCCGTTCGAGGCCACGCCGGTCGGCCGCGTGCCGGGCGTGGCCGCGGTCGGGCGCGTCGTCGCGGTCGGCGTCGCCGCCGACGAGTGGCTGGGCGCGCGCGTGCTGGTGCCGACGGTGGTCGCGTGCGGTGAGTGCGAGCGCTGCCGTCGCGGCGGGGCCGCGGTGTGCGCCGACGGCGGCCGCCTGGGCGTGACCGCGCCGGGCGCGCTGGCGACGCACCTGACCGCCGCCGCGCGCTGGCTGGTCCGGCTCGACGAGCCGCTGGCGCTGCCGGGGCCGGGCGTGGCCGCGCTCGGCGGCGCGCTCGCCCACGCGTACACGCTCTACGCGCGCGCCAGCCTGGGCCCGCGCGATCCGGCGATCGTGATCGGCGGCGGCCCCCTGTGCCGGCTGGTGGTCGAGGTGTTGCTGGCCCAGGCCGCGACGCCGGTGGTCGCGACCGACGACGCGGCTACGATCGCGGCGGTGGGCGGGCGCGCGCGCGTGTGCGCGATCCACACCGCGGCCATCGAGGACGCGCTGGCCGGCGTCGGCGCGCGGCCGCGGCGGGTGATCGTCACCGACGGCGCGCACGTCGAGGCGGCGCTGCGCGTGGCCGGGCGCCGAGGCACGGTCGTGGTCGCGGCCGGCGCCCAGGCCGCGATGGCCGCCCCGCTCGAGGTCGCGATGGCCGAGGAGGTCACGATCGCCGGCGTGGTCGACGGCCACCCCGATCTGGTGCCCGAGCTGGCGGCCGTGTGCGCGCGCGGCGAGCTAGCGCTGGCCGACCTCACCGAGATCGTCAGCCTGGCGGAGCTGCCGGCGCGCCTCGCGGCCCGCGCGCGCGCGCGCCCCGCGACCGCGCTGGTCGTCGACCTCCGGCGCTGA